In Primulina eburnea isolate SZY01 chromosome 14, ASM2296580v1, whole genome shotgun sequence, the following proteins share a genomic window:
- the LOC140811080 gene encoding uncharacterized protein translates to MIANYEVARIFVDSGSSVNVLFKEAMDQMDLGEYTVEPISTALFGFTGHAIHPLGVVNLPLSLGSGDIRETRVINFVIVDAPSSYNAIMGRPAMAAFMAIASALHQKIKFPVGEAVGEVRGDQGFDQLHLIEEAGEVTSEDVCEELILKPPSGVVRIARALEESLKERLVQCLEKNKDIFAWSPSELQGVRREVMEHKLNVLDECRPVIQKKRHFGPEKDVIIKVASARFIKSRTHSRNPFPDMVI, encoded by the exons ATGATCGCCAATTATGAGGTTGCTCGTATCTTTGTGGACTCCGGAAGTTCTGTCAATGTTCTGTTTAAAGAAGCGATGGATCAGATGGACTTGGGCGAATACACGGTAGAGCCTATCTCCACGGCTTTGTTTGGATTCACAGGCCATGCAATACACCCCCTTGGGGTCGTCAATCTCCCTCTCTCTCTGGGGAGTGGGGATATTAGAGAGACCCGGGTTATCAACTTTGTGATAGTTGATGCCCCCTCATCGTATAATGCTATTATGGGGAGACCAGCCATGGCTGCTTTCATGGCAATTGCCTCGGCTCTGCACCAGAAGATCAAATTCCCTGTCGGAGAAGCTGTAGGAGAGGTTAGGGGAGATCA GGGATTCGATCAACTACATCTAATCGAAGAAGCAGGAGAGGTTACTTCGGAAGACGTGTGTGAGGAGCTTATCCTAAAACCCCCATCCGGAGTCGTGAGGATAGCCCGAGCCTTGGAAGAGTCCTTGAAAGAACGATTGGTCCAGTGTTTGGAGAAGAATAAAGATATATTCGCTTGGTCTCCGTCCGAACTCCAAGGGGTTAGGAGGGAGGTGATGGAGCATAAGTTGAATGTCTTGGACGAATGCCGACCTGTGATTCAGAAGAAGAGGCACTTCGGCCCTGAAAAAGACGTTATCATCAAGGTAGCAAGTGCAAGATTTATTAAAAGCAGGACACATTCAAGAAATCCATTTCCCGACATGGTTATCTAA
- the LOC140812978 gene encoding uncharacterized protein has translation MGLRFPIPKAVQYLCEHYLICPSQLAPNSFSTLLALGVLLKYFGIPLSVALLDRFVQIKRKEIGRFYVSPRPGCDFLVGNPSSHKGWMNRYFYVESEPFPWYCDMTWAEQLTLRDPPAPGRAIDLTNFLASISEKCFDVKSLIQDDLLCEFRFCRKGIEVEGDIDERIMKSAMLENMKRRKGEAGNSSKSSTAEARGKQKKLPLDSDEQPVKKVLRITTSSPISKGSGKGPLSSSTVPDTRDFEEVNREAPLDHGTSFIARPSGPKALNFVRHLVSSEDLALVKAATDLQAMESMSLNFMQVNIFVSFVFTVLL, from the exons ATGGGTCTTCGATTTCCCATCCCCAAAGCCGTTCAGTATCTTTGCGAGCACTATCTTATATGTCCCAGTCAATTAGCTCCTAATTCCTTTAGCACGCTGTTAGCCTTAGGAGTCTTACTTAAGTATTTTGGGATACCCCTCTCCGTAGCCCTCTTAGATCGCTTTGTGCAGATCAAAAGAAAGGAAATAGGTCGGTTTTATGTATCACCTCGGCCCGGGTGTGACTTTCTGGTCGGGAACCCCTCCTCTCATAAAGGTTGGATGAACCGTTATTTTTATGTGGAGTCCGAGCCGTTTCCTTGGTATTGCGATATGACTTGGGCCGAACAGTTAACCCTTAGAGATCCGCCTGCACCTGGACGTGCCATCGATTTGACCAACTTTTTAGCTAGTATCTCGGAGAAGTGTTTCGACGTAAAGAGCTTGATCCAGGACGATCTCCTTTGCGAGTTTAGGTTCTGCAGAAAAGGAATAGAAGTGGAGGGGGACATTG acgaAAGAATTATGAAGTCCGCCATGCTTGAGAACATGAAAAGGAGGAAAGGCGAGGCCGGAAATTCTTCGAAATCCTCTACTGCTGAGGCCAGGGGGAAGCAGAAGAAATTGCCCCTTGATTCTGATGAGCAGCCCGTGAAGAAAGTTCTTAGGATTACTACTTCGTCCCCGATCTCCAAAGGCTCTGGGAAGGGGCCCCTCAGTTCTTCCACTGTTCCCGACACCCGCGATTTTGAAGAGGTCAATCGGGAGGCACCTCTCGACCATGGGACCTCTTTCATAGCCCGCCCTTCCGGACCGAAAGCTCTAAACTTTGTTCGGCATTTGGTTTCCTCCGAGGATCTCGCCCTTGTGAAGGCCGCTACTGACCTTCAAGCCATGGAGTCTATGTCTCTTAATTTCATGCAGGTGAATATTTTTGTCTCTTTTGTATTCACAGTTCTTCTTTAA
- the LOC140811079 gene encoding LOW QUALITY PROTEIN: transcription factor bHLH95-like (The sequence of the model RefSeq protein was modified relative to this genomic sequence to represent the inferred CDS: deleted 1 base in 1 codon) has product MYKYVHNTAFIAMLAMAKGHGSHDDSLSWDDEQEWSFPNLGTNDEQNCEKKSVETSNNSDGQKPATHSEEAPPTAKGRKRSSTSSKGGTGGGDEEVDHENGCRESEHELHIWTERERRKKMRNMFANLHALLPQLPAKADKSTIVDEAINYIRKMQRTLQNLEKQKVQKLQHGKTNPITYDPFKINRQNLGFIQSREAFLADQGQGSATRNSAVTLSNPNIRSPMLFSGSQFPAFFKTWTSPNVTLSVCGEDAHISLCGPRKPGLLTAICFVMEKYGMEVVAALVSSDANRCMYMFHAQTNNVGYDQFPGEEICKQAAAEILSWLI; this is encoded by the exons AtgtataaatacgtgcataataCAGCTTTCATTGCCATGTTAGCAATGGCTAAAGGACATGGCAGCCATGACGATAGCCTCTCGTGGGACGATGAACAGGAATGGTCATTTCCGAATTTAGGCACGAATGATGAACAGAATTGTGAGAAGAAATCCGTTGAAACTAGCAATAACTCAGATGGGCAGAAGCCGGCGACACATAGTGAGGAAGCACCACCAACTGCAAAGGGGAGGAAAAGAAGTTCCACCTCGAGTAAAGGTGGCACCGGTGGAGGTGATGAGGAGGTTGATCATGAAAATGGCTGCCGAGAATCTGAGCATGAGTTGCATATATGGACGGAAAGAGAGAGAAGAAAGAAGATGAGGAACATGTTTGCTAATCTTCATGCCTTGCTTCCTCAACTTCCTGCAAAg GCGGATAAATCCACCATTGTTGATGAAGCAATCAACTACATCAGAAAAATGCAGAGAACCCTCCAAAATCTTGAGAAGCAGAAGGTTCAAAAGCTTCAACATGGGAAAACTAATCCCATAACCTACGATCCCTTCAAAATCAATCGACAAAATCTAGGATTCATCCAATCAAGAGAGGCATTTCTAGCAGATCAGGGGCAGGGCTCAGCAACAAGAAACTCGGCCGTCACTCTATCAAACCCTAATATTCGAAGCCCGATGTTGTTTTCAGGATCTCAGTTCCCAGCCTTTTTCAAGACATGGACC TCGCCAAATGTGACGCTAAGTGTGTGTGGTGAGGATGCACATATCAGCCTGTGCGGGCCGAGGAAGCCCGGCCTGCTGACTGCCATTTGTTTTGTGATGGAGAAGTATGGAATGGAAGTGGTTGCTGCTCTGGTTTCGTCTGATGCCAATAGATGCATGTACATGTTTCATGCCCAA ACAAACAATGTGGGGTATGACCAATTTCCAGGGGAAGAAATATGCAAGCAAGCTGCGGCAGAAATATTATCTTggcttatttaa
- the LOC140812782 gene encoding small ribosomal subunit protein uS9, translated as MAAPTESVQCFGRKKTAVAVTHCKRGRGLIKINGVPIELVQPEILRYKAFEPILLLGRQRFAGVDMRIRVKGGGHTSQIYAIRQSIAKALVAFYQKYVDEQSKKEIKDILVRYDRTLLVADPRRCEPKKFGGRGARARFQKSYR; from the coding sequence ATGGCGGCGCCAACCGAATCCGTCCAGTGCTTCGGGCGTAAGAAAACAGCCGTAGCAGTCACACACTGCAAGCGCGGCCGCGGATTGATCAAGATCAACGGAGTTCCGATCGAGCTTGTCCAGCCAGAAATACTCCGCTACAAGGCGTTCGAACCGATCCTGCTACTCGGACGCCAGCGCTTTGCCGGTGTTGACATGCGCATCCGTGTTAAAGGAGGCGGTCACACGTCTCAGATTTACGCAATCCGTCAGTCCATCGCGAAAGCGCTTGTGGCCTTCTACCAGAAGTACGTGGACGAGCAGTCAAAGAAGGAGATCAAGGATATTCTCGTGAGGTACGACAGGACTTTGCTCGTGGCTGATCCCAGGCGCTGTGAGCCGAAGAAGTTTGGTGGACGCGGTGCGCGTGCGAGGTTCCAGAAATCCTACCGTTGA
- the LOC140811081 gene encoding uncharacterized protein — MAELVRLITTTVEQVLAQRPDNNPPPGQDHEAQRQEIQSLREEMERLKEERNAPPLPPLLARGIPFSAEILAAELPQNFRFPNVGEYDGSGDPEEHLSRFENAALLHQYSDPIKCRVFLTTLVRSSQQWFNLLRPGTISTFQDFGRAFLHQFASSKKHPLTALSLFNVKQEQESLRDFVKRFNKMVIDVPSDTPDILISAFTQGLRGGDFFKSLVKKPPTTFEELLAKAEKYMNVEEVHMARRSEPKALAKVTRDVRHTHIVPKVGRFEPPTLLGQFAAYTPLKVNKSRALELCDERQLIRRPRSSDRGPRNPRSERYCEFHKDYGHTTDECHHLNQEIERIIQRDPEMKAILASTGGGYRPPKRTREENDPERRRAPNQRENFQNANPNMRRAEPREQLPPRGVINMISGGPTDGDSNRARKASSRRLENMEISSTQTRSGPIISFGPEDTEGSGRPA, encoded by the coding sequence ATGGCGGAGCTCGTCCGGTTGATCACTACGACTGTAGAACAAGTCTTAGCACAGAGACCAGACAACAATCCTCCTCCAGGACAGGATCATGAAGCCCAAAGGCAAGAGATACAGAGTTTAAGGGAGGAGATGGAACGCCTTAAAGAAGAGAGGAATGCACCCCCTCTTCCACCCCTTCTGGCTCGGGGGATCCCTTTCTCGGCCGAGATATTAGCCGCTGAATtgcctcaaaatttcagattccCTAACGTCGGAGAATACGACGGCTCGGGAGATCCGGAAGAGCATCTGTCCCGATTTGAGAACGCGGCTTTATTGCACCAATACTCAGACCCGATCAAGTGTAGGGTCTTCTTGACCACTTTGGTCAGGTCATCACAGCAGTGGTTCAATTTGCTTCGGCCGGGGACCATCAGCACTTTTCAAGACTTCGGAAGAGCTTTTCTCCACCAATTTGCTAGCAGCAAAAAGCATCCATTGACGGCTCTGAGTCTATTCAATGTTAAACAAGAACAGGAAAGCCTACGAGATTTCGTTAAGAGGTTTAACAAGATGGTCATCGATGTTCCCTCAGATACTCCGGACATACTAATAAGCGCCTTTACACAAGGGCTAAGAGGTGGTGACTTTTTCAAGTCATTGGTAAAGAAACCTCCGACTACTTTTGAAGAACTGTTGGCCAAAGCCGAGAAATACATGAACGTGGAAGAAGTACATATGGCTAGGAGAAGTGAACCGAAGGCCTTAGCCAAGGTTACACGAGATGTTCGACACACCCACATTGTACCAAAGGTCGGGCGTTTCGAACCACCTACGTTGCTTGGGCAGTTCGCTGCTTACACACCTTTGAAAGTCAACAAATCTCGAGCATTGGAGCTGTGTGACGAGCGACAACTCATTCGAAGACCTCGGAGTAGTGACAGAGGACCTCGTAATCCCAGGTCAGAAAGGTATTGTGAATTTCACAAGGATTATGGTCATACTACCGATGAATGTCATCACTTGAATCAAGAAATAGAACGGATCATCCAGAGAGATCCAGAAATGAAAGCAATTCTAGCCAGTACGGGTGGTGGATACCGACCCCCTAAGAGAACACGGGAGGAAAATGATCCTGAAAGGAGGAGGGCTCCGAATCAAAGGGAAAACTTTCAAAATGCTAACCCGAATATGCGGAGGGCAGAACCTCGTGAGCAATTACCCCCTCGCGGGGTAATTAATATGATATCGGGTGGGCCTACAGACGGAGACTCCAACCGGGCCAGGAAAGCTAGCAGCCGGAGATTGGAAAACATGGAGATTAGTAGCACTCAAACACGCTCCGGACCGATAATTTCTTTTGGACCCGAGGACACTGAAGGGAGTGGCCGACCCGCATAA
- the LOC140812781 gene encoding uncharacterized protein: MVFGEDTGGLYDDELKPKLLLSLLRKYVPDDKHIFLHPSDLLYVVTTIKTHKLLLERGLGKQEVMDSWKKAVDSWDHRVRSLLAGHMPADKRWAGISLLAVTCQECSSQRFLASYFSWLNELLNHIQHLSAASPSVKVAAFAALSDLFTRLSRFPEAKKDGTSLALKVIEPTLKMLNAGSSGAEELLSLLCTLMNFFPVSIHRHYDDVEAAIVSKIMSGECSASVLKKLIHGLSLLPKSRGDKDCWWFMMVKILLSIDSHLGEAFQGLEEDSSRSEAMKVLFLSGKESPPPLGGLVVPEQTSNFSTRRPERVLGSKICALMSCCSMMLTRFYPVQVTVPIHALVALAWRVLLVDGSLSQRSLPFGTTLKQELICLELPLLQLHTLEIIAAVIKGLRSNVLPHAPDILRLLTEYMRRCTFPELRVRAYSILKVLISMEGCGTAIHVIPDVINIVFVDLDPLAHKKDGTSAKAASEVVTKSRRKRKKHFSTTGSFQEQPVKDVEVEMPQNSFPTSVKIAALEVLEALLAVGGYLKSDSWRPKVDHLLISIAANACEGGWSKEERNVFIASEPSLVWTDFQLASLRALYASLISPGRTCPSHFASGLELFRSGIQERGTKLADYCRQALDGLIHPRTYPTSDTSLSINDYKGQGHKFPDRSHLSTFQVGIQEIDPSEPESENDDLYENWVGNDETEMQVTETHKNANDAAKPLATTVGGTIVPVLSKENDLVVSTSSPSEKMGVSGNDFTVESPPISETIKKQRRDSVSTTSSNLLTSAQSEAVISERAAIQTI, translated from the exons ATGGTATTCGGGGAGGACACTGGCGGCTTGTATGATGATGAGCTTAAACCAAAGCTTCTTCTTTCTCTGTTGAGAAAGTATGTCCCCGATGATAAGCACATTTTTCTCCACCCCTCAGACCTGTTGTACGTTGTGACGACTATCAAGACTCACAAATTGTTGCTTGAGCggggtctaggcaagcaagagGTGATGGATAGCTGGAAAAAGGCAGTGGATTCGTGGGACCATCGAGTGCGTTCTCTTTTGGCTGGCCACATG CCAGCAGATAAGCGTTGGGCTGGGATAAGTTTGCTTGCAGTGACATGTCAAGAATGCAGTTCACAACGTTTCTTAgcttcatatttttcatggttaAATGAGCTACTCAATCACATCCAG CATCTTTCTGCAGCTTCTCCTTCTGTGAAGGTGGCTGCTTTTGCGGCTCTGTCAGATTTGTTTACCAG ATTGAGTAGATTCCCGGAAGCAAAGAAGGACGGTACTTCACTGGCTTTGAAAGTTATTGAGCCAACTTTGAAGATGTTAAATGCGGGTAGCTCTGGTGCG GAAGAGCTGCTTAGTCTTTTATGCACCCTGATGAATTTCTTCCCAGTATCTATCCACCGACATTATGATGAT GTTGAAGCTGCTATCGTCTCAAAAATCATGTCTGGAGAATGTAGTGCTAGTGTTCTAAAG AAACTTATTCATGGCTTGTCATTGCTTCCGAAATCAAGAGGAGACAAGGATTGCTGGTGGTTCATGATGGTGAAAATTTTGCTGTCAATAGACAGTCATCTGGGTGAAGCCTTTCAAGGTCTAGAAGAAG ATTCCAGCCGCAGTGAGGCCATGAAGGTATTATTTCTTTCAGGTAAAGAATCCCCACCACCACTAGGAGGATTAGTGGTGCCTGAACAGACCTCTAATTTTTCAACCAGGAGGCCTGAGCGAGTGCTGGGGTCTAAAATTTGTGCTCTAATGAGTTGCTGTAGCATGATGCTCACAAGATTTTACCCTGTTCAG GTTACTGTGCCAATTCATGCTCTAGTAGCTCTTGCCTGGAGAGTTCTGCTGGTTGATGGCTCATTGTCTCAAAGATCATTACCTTTCGGGACTACCCTGAAACAAGAATTGATATGTTTAGAACTTCCACTCTTGCAGTTGCATACTCTTGAGATTATCGCAGCAGTTATCAAGGGTTTAAGAAG CAATGTATTACCACATGCTCCAGATATTTTACGACTGCTGACGGAATACATGAGGAGATGCACGTTTCCGGAGCTGAGAGTGAGAGCATACTCGATATTGAAAGTCCTGATATCAATGGAGGGTTGCG GAACTGCAATTCATGTGATCCCAGATGTTATCAACATTGTATTTGTTGATTTAGATCCCCTTGCTCATAAGAAGGATGGCACAAGTGCCAAAGCTGCTTCGGAGGTAGTGACAAAATCTCGTCGGAAGAGAAAGAAGCATTTTAGTACGACAGGATCATTTCAAGAACAGCCTGTTAAAGATGTAGAAGTTGAAATGCCACAGAATTCGTTTCCGACATCTGTGAAGATAGCTGCATTGGAGGTGTTAGAAGCTCTTCTTGCTGTG GGTGGTTATTTGAAATCTGATAGCTGGAGACCAAAAGTTGATCATCTTCTCATTTCTATAGCTGCGAATGCTTGTGAAGGAGGATGGTCCAAGGAAGAAAGAAATGTCTTCATTGCTAGTGAACCAAGCCTTGTCTGGACCGACTTTCAACTAGCTTCGTTACGGGCGCTTTATGCATCTCTTATTTCTCCAGGACGTACTTGCCCATCACATTTTGCATCGGGTCTGGAACTTTTCCGTTCAG GAATCCAAGAAAGAGGAACGAAGCTCGCTGACTACTGCAGACAGGCATTGGACGGGCTTATACACCCGAGGACCTATCCTACGTCAGACACCAGTTTGAGTATTAATGACTATAAAGGTCAAGGCCACAAGTTTCCCGATAGAAGCCATCTGTCCACATTTCAAGTCGGGATACAAGAGATAGACCCATCTGAGCCTGAATCAGAAAATGATGACTTGTATGAAAACTGGGTTGGAAATGATGAAACGGAAATGCAAGTCACTGAAACACACAAGAATGCTAATGATGCCGCAAAACCTCTCGCGACCACAGTAGGTGGTACAATTGTTCCCGTTCTTTCCAAGGAAAACGATTTAGTTGTGTCAACTAGCAGTCCATCTGAGAAAATGGGGGTTAGTGGGAATGATTTTACAGTCGAATCACCACCGATCTCGGAAACCATCAAGAAACAAAGACGAGATAGTGTGTCAACGACATCATCAAATCTGCTTACCAGTGCTCAATCTGAAGCGGTTATTTCAGAACGTGCTGCTATTCAAACCATTTAG
- the LOC140813149 gene encoding U-box domain-containing protein 26-like produces MPVGLEPLDVGVQIPSYFRCPISLELMSDPVTVCTGQTYDRSSIESWVATGNTTCPVTRVLLTDFTLIPNHTLRRLIQDWCVANRSFGVERIPTPKQPADPDFVRSLLNQASSGSALFGVRVSALRKLGGLARDSEKNRVVIAASNAREVLLYMVFANVRSDLSELSHESLAVLSMFTLSEAECTYVAADSSRVRYLVNLLFHSSIEVRVNSAAIVENVVARIRSPELRSQISSSGEVFDGIIAILTHPRAYPRALKIGIKALFALCLVKQHRHKAVAAGAVDVLVDKLAVFEKCDAERALATVELLCRVPSGCAAFASHEMAVPFLVKIILKISVRATEYATGALLSLCSASERAQNDAVASGVLTQLVMLVQSDCTARAKRKAQMLLKLLRDSWPDDSIANSDTFPGSDVAQL; encoded by the coding sequence ATGCCTGTTGGTTTGGAGCCGTTGGATGTAGGCGTGCAGATCCCGTCTTACTTCAGGTGCCCGATTTCTTTAGAGCTGATGAGTGACCCGGTTACCGTTTGTACGGGTCAGACGTACGACCGTTCAAGCATTGAATCATGGGTGGCAACCGGGAATACGACGTGTCCGGTTACCCGGGTTCTGCTGACGGATTTCACGCTTATTCCGAATCATACTCTCCGGCGGTTGATTCAGGATTGGTGTGTGGCGAACCGGTCCTTTGGAGTGGAGCGGATACCCACTCCGAAGCAGCCTGCGGACCCGGATTTTGTTCGGTCTTTGCTGAACCAGGCGTCGTCTGGATCGGCGTTGTTTGGAGTGAGGGTTTCTGCTTTGAGGAAGCTCGGAGGACTCGCTCGTGACTCGGAGAAGAATCGAGTGGTTATTGCTGCTAGTAATGCTCGGGAGGTTTTGCTTTATATGGTGTTTGCCAATGTTCGGTCGGATTTATCGGAATTGAGTCACGAATCGCTCGCGGTTCTGTCGATGTTCACGTTATCGGAGGCGGAGTGTACGTACGTGGCAGCGGATTCGAGTCGGGTTAGATACCTGGTGAACCTACTGTTCCATTCATCGATTGAAGTTCGAGTAAACTCGGCGGCCATTGTAGAGAATGTCGTGGCAAGGATAAGATCGCCGGAACTCCGATCGCAAATCAGCAGCTCAGGAGAGGTGTTTGATGGCATTATCGCTATTTTAACTCATCCACGAGCGTATCCCAGGGCGCTTAAGATCGGAATCAAAGCATTGTTCGCTTTGTGCCTGGTGAAGCAGCACCGCCACAAGGCGGTGGCAGCTGGTGCAGTGGACGTTCTGGTAGACAAGCTGGCGGTGTTCGAGAAATGCGACGCGGAGAGAGCGCTGGCTACGGTGGAGCTCCTCTGCCGTGTCCCGTCCGGTTGTGCCGCGTTTGCGTCGCATGAGATGGCGGTGCCGTTTCTGGTGAAGATTATACTGAAGATCTCCGTCCGCGCCACAGAGTACGCCACCGGGGCCCTACTGTCGCTGTGCTCGGCGTCGGAGAGAGCTCAAAACGACGCCGTGGCTTCCGGCGTGTTGACCCAGCTTGTGATGCTGGTCCAGAGCGACTGCACGGCGAGGGCGAAGCGTAAAGCTCAGATGCTGCTCAAGTTACTCCGCGACTCATGGCCCGATGATTCAATCGCCAACTCGGATACTTTTCCCGGAAGCGACGTCGCACAGCTATGA